A stretch of DNA from Rothia mucilaginosa:
TACGGCGTATGGCAGATTGAGGACGAGGTCGCCGAGAAGATTGTGAGCACCGCCCTGGAGATCGGCTACCGCCACATCGACACCGCCGCTAGCTACGGCAACGAGGCGGGCGTGGGCCGCGCTATCGCTAACTCTGACGTGCCTCGCGAAGACATCTTCCTCACCACCAAGCTGTGGAACTCTGACCAGGGTTACGAGAGCGCTTTCGAGGCATTCGAGGCTTCCCTGGAGAAGCTGGGTACCGACTACGTTGACCTGTACCTGATTCACTGGGCTAAGCCGCAGCAGGGCCTGTACCTGGATTCTTGGCGTGCGCTGATTGAGCTGCAGAAGCAGGGTAAGGTCCGTTCGATTGGTGTTTCGAACTTCCCCGAGGAGCAGCTGCGCGAGATTATCGAGGAGACCGGCGTGGTTCCGGTCATCCACCAGGTTGAGCTACACCCCTACTTCTCGCAGGAGGCGCTGCGCGCCGTTCACGCCGAGTACGGCATCGCGACTCAGGCATGGAGCCCGCTGGGCAACGGTAGCGATCTGCTGCAGAACCCCGTGCTGGCTGAGATTGCGGAGCGCCACGGCGCAACCCCCGCGCAGGTCGTGCTGGCATGGCACCTGGCTAAGGGCACCGTGGCTATCCCGAAGTCCGCGACCCCCTCCCGCATTAAGGAGAACCTGGCGTCGGTGAACGTGAAGCTGACCGCCGAGGACATCGCGGCTGTGGATGCGCTTTCCAGCCCCGAGGGTCGTATTGGCGCTGACCCGGCGAACATCGACTTCTAAGCTGGTGTGTCGAGTCCCGCGTCTGGGGACTTGAAGCTAGGCAGAGTAAAGCCCCGACAGGCACAGTTAGTGCTTGTCGGGGCTTTATTGCGTTCTCAGGGTTGACGTTCTCAGGTCTGAGTTTTTAGCGAACGCTAGTTCTCGTCCTCTACCAGCAGGGAGAGGGAGATGCGGCGGCGTGCCGGGTCGACCTCCACCACGCGCACCTGCACGATGTCGCCGCTGCGCACAATATCGTGCGGGTTCGCCACGTAGCCGCGGCTCATCTGCGAGATGTGCACGAGGCCGTCCTGATGCACACCAATATCCACGAACGCGCCGAATGCCGCCACGTTCGAGACGGTACCCTCGAGCACCATACCGGGGCGCACATCCTCGAAGTGCGAGACGGACTCGGAGAATCGGGCGGTGCGGAAGCTACCGCGCGGGTCCAGGCCGGGGCGGCGCAGCTCGGCGAAGATGTCCTCGACCGTGTACACGCCGGCGGTGCCTTCTTCCGTACTGCCCTGTTCGTGGCTGTCCTGCACATAGTCGGCGGGGTTCAGCCCGGCGAGCGGGTCGCTACCATCCGAGGTACCCAGGGCGCCGGCAACCCAGTGGGCACCGTTGCGTGCCTGCGCGTCGGCAATAATGCGGCGCGCGAGCGGGTAGGCTTCCGGGTGCACCGCGGAGGCATCCAGCGGCTCCTCACCGCCGCGAATGCGAATGAATCCTGCCGCCTGGCGGAAGGTTTTCGCACCCAGTCGCGGCACGTTCAGCAGCTGCTGACGGTTCGTGAAGAGACCGTGTTCGGTGCGGTAGGCGACGATGCGTTCGGCGGTTACGGTACCCACACCCGCCACGTGCGCGAGCAGCTGCACGGAGGCGCTGTTGAGGTTCACGCCCACGGCGTTCACGCAGTCTTCGACGGTGTCATTGAGGGCGCGGCGCAGGGCGGCGGGCGGCACGTCGTGCTGGTACTGGCCCACACCGATGGACTGCGGGTCGATTTTGACGAGCTCGGCGAGCGGGTCCTGCAGGCGGCGGGCGATGGAGACGGCGCCGCGTACGGTCACGTCGTAGTCGGGCAGCTCGGCGGCGGCGAGGGCGGAGGCGGAGTAGACGGAGGCGCCCGCCTCAGAGACGGTCACCTTCTGAGGTGCTTCTACGCCGTCCTCACGCAGGGTGCGAATCAGTTCGCTGGCGAGCTTGTCGGTTTCGCGGCTTGCGGTGCCGTTGCCGATGGCGATGAGTTCCACGCCGTGCTCGCGGCAGGCGGCGGCGAGCTCGCGCAGTGCTTCTGCCCACTGGTTGCGCGGGGCGTGCGGGTAGACGGTGCCCACGCGCAGCGGCTCACCGGTGCCGTCAACTACGGCGTATTTCACGCCGTGGCGCAGGCCCGGATCCAGGCCGAGGGTGGTTTTGTGACCGGCGGGTGCGGCGAGCAGAATGTCGCGCAGGTTGGAGGCGAACACCTCGGTGGCGTGCTGCGCGGCGGCATCGAGTAGCTGGTGGCGGATGCGTTCGGCGAGGCGCGGGCGCAGGTGGCTGCGCCATGCGGTGCGGACGGTGGCGGCGAGCCAGCCGAGTACGCGGTCTTCGTCATCGACGGTGTTGAGCACCTGCACGGGGATGCGTAGCGCGGCGGCGACTTCACGCTCGTATGCAGAACGGACGTTCTCGTAATTTTCGGCGGCGGCCTCAGCTTCGGCACGGGCGGCACCACGCAGGCGGCTGAGCGCCACGGGGGCGGGTGCCACATCCACCTTGAGGCGCACCACGCCGGCGTCCTTGGCGCGGTGCAGCGCCAGCACGCGGTGCGGCGGAATGGAACGAATACGGTCCGAGAAGGCGAAATAGTCGGAGAACTTCGCGCCGGTGCTTTCCTGACCGGCAATCACGCGGGACTCAATCACGCCACTCTCACGCAGGCGCTTGAGGAGCTTTTCGCTCAGCACCGGGTCGGTGAGGGCACGGTCAATCAGGATTGCGCGGGCACCGTCGAGGGCCTCTTCGGCGCTGTGAATCTGCAGGGCTTCATCCGCCTCTGCAACCTCAACGCTCTCGTCCTCGTCGTCTTCGGTGCCGTCGGTAATGTACGCGGCGGCGATGGCGTGCGCCTCGGCGAGGGGCACCTCCAGCAGGTCTTCAACGAGGGAATCAAGCCCGGCGGCACGCGCCATCTGGGCGCGGGTCACGCGCTCGCTGCGGTACGGGGCGTAGATGGCGTTCACGTCTGCGATAGTGGCGGCGTTCATGAGCGAGGAACGCAGTTGCAGCAGGGTGAGCGGGTCGATGAGGCCTTCGTCGGCGCGTTCGGTGAGCGCTTCGAGCACGCGATTGCGGCGCTCTTCGAGGGCGCGGAGCTGACCCAGGCGCGACTGGATGGTGCGTAGCTGGGTGTCGGTGAGCGCGCCCGTTGCTTCTTTGCGGTAGCGGGCGATGAAGGGTACGGAGTTGTCGGCGTCGAGCAGTGCCACGGCTGCGCGGATGCGGTGCGGCGCGATGCCGGTTTCTACGGCGAGCGCGTTGATGAGGTGCTCGGCGGGTTGCTCAGTCTTGCCGCCGGTTTCGTGTTTTTCGCGGTGTGCGGGACTGCTGGGTTCGTTGCCGGCGGCGCTACTGGGCGCAGGGTCTGCAGCTCGATCCGCGCGCGGGCGGATGCTACTCGGGAGGGGGTGTTCGCTCATCCTTCCAGTTTCGCATATTTCGCCGCGGCTCATGGGTTGGCCGGTAATGCTGAGAAAAGAGTCAGCGCGGGGCGTATTTTGCTCGCCTGTGCGGGTGCGGGTCAGCGTATTTTTCTATCGCATCTTCTAGTGCAGATTACGAGTCTTTACGCACATTTTGCCCTGTGGGTGCGCTAAATATTGTCATCTTTCCGTAAGAAACCGTGTTAGGGGTTCACGTATTTGAATAGTGCTTAGTTTCAGCGATAAATTTAGATAAAAGAGCATATTTTTTGAAAAAATATCGCTTATTTATGCAGATAAGGGGTGGCCTCACACCACGCAAACACCCTTATCTGCGTGCACACGTTCAGGGTTTCGGCGGCACGGTACGACATGGTGCCGCCACATCCCGCAGATGAAAGAGGGACCCATGCGCGAACAAGCCGCGCTATCAAACGCCCCGGAGGGCTACTTAGATTTTCACGACGAGTACGCGGAACTCATCGCCGAACTCGCCGCGCTGGGGTTCACCCCTAGCCAGGTTCTCCGCCGCCTCAACTTTCTGTACCCGCACATCAACAAGAAGCACCTGAACTATGCGCTGAACTCCGGCATCTGGCAGTTTGGCCCGGTCACAGCAGACGCCCCGAGCTACACGATGCTCGCCTGCGGCCTCTGGTACATTTTCGCGGAAGCCTACGATCTGCCCCCGGAGCCCGAGTACGCGGCGCTGATTCTTGATTGCGACATTATCCACGACCTGCCGCCTGCGCTGGAGGCGCGCCACTTCGACAGCGAGGATATTTCCCACATCCTGGCGAAGATCGGCGCAACGCTCAAGTACCTTGCCGCGCACCCTTACTCCCAGCTGGAGGAAGAGGTGTACGCGCAGACCCTCGAGGACATCCGGCTGCGCGGCGTAGCAGAAATCGGCACCAAGGGCGGTAGCCTCTACACCCTGCTTGCCTCCAGCATGGAGGGCGAATCGGCGTGGCCGGCACCGGTTCAGACCGCGAACGATTACCTCGGTGACGGCAACTGGGGTCTGGGCATGCTCCGCACCGGCATCTACCCGGCGGAGGCGCTCGAGAACGAGTGGTACATTGACGCCGCCGCGGTACCCGAGGATTTTGCCTCGAAGACCCTGAGCCTCTTTTTGAGCTATTGTGCCCGCTACGACCGCGAACCGACGGCTCTCGTGTACGGCTACTGGTCGACTATTCAGACTCTGATTGGTGAGGTGCCGCCCCTGGGTGCGGTGCGCGCCAAGTTCGGTTCCTGGCAGGCGACCCTGCATCGCGGGCGCGCGCAGATTGCCCGCGAGCTACGCCTGTGGACGAAGAACGAAACCAACGCAGCTGCCGTGGAAGCGAATGAGGCGGAGGAGCTTGAGCTCCTCGACGCTGAGCTGACTAACACTGAGCTCACCGAAGCAGAACTAACAGAGCTGGATACCCCGGACGGCTCCCCTGCGGGCGCTCCCGCGGAACCGGCAGAGCCGGCAGAGCCCGCACGTCTAAGCGCCCGCGAACTCACCGAGCAGGGCATCGGCGTGGTGCAGACCGCCCACACCGACCTGGCGGCATACCACCGCACTCGGTGGGAGCAGACGGTGGAAGTCTTCGGCGAACGCCTCGCGCAGCTTGCCTGGAACCGCCGTCTGAGCACCTACTACTTCTTCGACGGCGCCTGCCTGGAAGACGCCGACCCGACCCCCGTGGTGACGGTCTTCCGCTCCCCCACCGGCTTCCTCTGCGAGCTTGAACCCACCGTCGAGGCGCTACCCGCCTTCGACCCGGAGTTCCTGCAGGAGCACGGCTGGAGGCACCCGGTGCCGGTGCATGCGCTGTGGAACCTGCACGCGCTCGATCCGATGGAGGCAGCTGCCGCCGTCATTGAGGCGATGCGTTCGGGTTGCGGTTGTGAACGCTGGGATTTCTACCGCACCGATGACGACGACGACCCGCTTGCCGAAGAGACTGAGATGGCGTTCGTCTAAGCCCCCCGTCTAAGCGCACTCCCGCGAGCCTCTCAAATTCTCATCCCTGGAGACAGCGAAAGCCCGCGTCCCCACTCCCCAAGAGGAGTAGGTGACGCGGGCTTTACGCATGCACTGGTAGCCGGTACCGATAGCCGGCGCGGCGTAGCGTAATTGCTTAGCGTGCCGAGAAAATCTCGGACGCCTCCACAATCGCAATCTGCGCGGTGCGGGTCGAGATTGCTTCGTGGCGGCGTGCATCCGCACGGCGCTTGAAGAACCAACCAATACCCAGAATCGCGAACCAGACGGGCATCGCGAGCAGACCCCTGAGGGTTTCTTCATCCATGGCCAGCACACCGATGGTGAAGGCGAAGAACGCCAGGGACAGCCACGCGGAGAAACGGCCGCCGGGCAGACGGAACTTCGACTTCTTGTGGCGCGAGGGGAACTTCTTGCGGTACATCAGGTAGCTGACCATGATCATTGCCCACGCGAAAATCACGAGTACCGCAGCCACGGTGGTGACCAGGTTGAACGCGCTAGAGATTGAGTCACCCGCGTAGAGCAGCACAATCGAGGACAGCAGCATCACGGCGGAGAGGAACAGCGCGTTACGCGGCACACCGTTCTTAGAAATCTTGCCCAGGAACTGCGGTGCGCTGCGCTCGCGCGCCAGACCGAATGCCATACGCGAGGTGGAGAAGATACCGGAGTTTGCCGAGGAGGTTGCGCTGGTAATCACCACGAAGTTGATGATGTGCGCGGCGATACCCAGGCCCGCCAGAGTGAACATGGCGACGAAGGGGCTCTTATCGGGGCTGACGAGGCGCCAGGGGGTAACCATCAGGATGACGGCGAGCGCGCCCACGTAGAAGACCATAATACGTACCGGCACGGCGTTAATTGCCTTGGGCAGGGTCTTTTCGGGGTCCTGGGTTTCTGCGGCGGTGGTACCGACGAGCTCTGAGCCCATGAACGCGAAGACGGCAATCTGGAACGCGCCGAGGAAGCCGATGAAGTGGTTCGGGAACATGCCACCGTCGTTCCAGAGGTTTGCGACGGACGCCTGCGCGCCGCTGGGTGAGGTGAAGCCGATAGCGACCATGGCGCCACCAACAATAATCAGGGCAACGATGGCGACAATCTTGATCATGGAGAACCAGAATTCGATTTCGCCGAAGTTCTTCACGGACACCAGGTTCAGGGTCAGCAGAACGCCGATGACGGCGAGCGCCGGAATCCATGCCTGCAGGTCGGGCCACCACAGACGCAGGTAGCCAACAATTGCGATGATGTCCGCGACGGCGGTGACCACCCACATGAACCAGTAGGACCAGCCGAGGAAGAATCCGCCCATGGGGCCGACGAGGTCGGTGGTGAAGTCGGAGAAGGACTTGTACCTCAGGTTGGAGAGGAGGATCTCGCCCATAGCTCGCAGCACCAGGAAGATGACGGCGCCAATGAGCATGTACACGAAAATCACGGAGGGGCCCGCCAGGGAGATAGCGCGGCCGGAGCCCATGAACAGACCGGTACCGATGGCGCCACCGATTGCGATGAGCTGGATATGTCGGTTGCTCAGACCGCGGTGCAGTCGCTCTCCCTGCTCGGGAGCTTTAGGATTCAGGGTGACGTTGTTCTGCTCAGTCACAGCGTCCTCTTTTCTGCGGTTGGTACCCCGTACCGCTTGTGTCGCTGCTGGAATAAGAATTACTAAACACAGCAGGCACAGTCACTGTATGTTTATGCGGCCATGCTTTGCGGGGTGTCCCCGGATTTCGGGGCGCGGCTGGGGCTCCATGCCAGCTACCGCGCGGTACTCGGAAGTGTCACACTATCGACTAACGCGAAGTTTTTCTGGGAGCTCTCACAGCTACTTGGATAGTTATTCTACAGGTGTTCAGGGTGCAAAAACAGGTTTTGACACGAAAAAAGTGACTTATCTCTATTATTGAAATCACATCAAGCGGTGCAAAAATGCCGCCTAGCACCCGACCAAGGGACGCAAGAAAGCCCCGCCTCCGCATCCCAAAGAACGCAGAAACGGGGCTCAAACGCTACACCAACAGCGCCGCAGAAAGAACAGAATTACTTCTGAGCAGCCTCTTCAGCAGGCTTCTCGGCAGCTAGTGCGCGAGCACGCTTCGCCGCATGATGGCGAGTCAGAATCTCATAGCCAATAGCCAGGGCAATGAACCAGACGGGGGTCAGCGCCAGACCGACCGCGGTATCCGGGTACAGGCTCAGGGCGTAAACCATCACAGCAAAGAAGACCAGGCCGAACCAGCTCATGCCAATACCCCAGGGCATCTTGTACTCGGATGCTTCGTGGCGCTCCGGGAACTTCTTGCGGTACACCAGGTACGCAATCAGGATCATGCTCCAGGTGAAGATACCCATCATCGACGCCACAGAGGTCACCACGGTGAACGCCTCCATG
This window harbors:
- a CDS encoding aldo/keto reductase, translated to MSYNVPNVKFHDGRTIPQLGYGVWQIEDEVAEKIVSTALEIGYRHIDTAASYGNEAGVGRAIANSDVPREDIFLTTKLWNSDQGYESAFEAFEASLEKLGTDYVDLYLIHWAKPQQGLYLDSWRALIELQKQGKVRSIGVSNFPEEQLREIIEETGVVPVIHQVELHPYFSQEALRAVHAEYGIATQAWSPLGNGSDLLQNPVLAEIAERHGATPAQVVLAWHLAKGTVAIPKSATPSRIKENLASVNVKLTAEDIAAVDALSSPEGRIGADPANIDF
- a CDS encoding amino acid permease translates to MTEQNNVTLNPKAPEQGERLHRGLSNRHIQLIAIGGAIGTGLFMGSGRAISLAGPSVIFVYMLIGAVIFLVLRAMGEILLSNLRYKSFSDFTTDLVGPMGGFFLGWSYWFMWVVTAVADIIAIVGYLRLWWPDLQAWIPALAVIGVLLTLNLVSVKNFGEIEFWFSMIKIVAIVALIIVGGAMVAIGFTSPSGAQASVANLWNDGGMFPNHFIGFLGAFQIAVFAFMGSELVGTTAAETQDPEKTLPKAINAVPVRIMVFYVGALAVILMVTPWRLVSPDKSPFVAMFTLAGLGIAAHIINFVVITSATSSANSGIFSTSRMAFGLARERSAPQFLGKISKNGVPRNALFLSAVMLLSSIVLLYAGDSISSAFNLVTTVAAVLVIFAWAMIMVSYLMYRKKFPSRHKKSKFRLPGGRFSAWLSLAFFAFTIGVLAMDEETLRGLLAMPVWFAILGIGWFFKRRADARRHEAISTRTAQIAIVEASEIFSAR
- a CDS encoding helix-hairpin-helix domain-containing protein; the encoded protein is MSEHPLPSSIRPRADRAADPAPSSAAGNEPSSPAHREKHETGGKTEQPAEHLINALAVETGIAPHRIRAAVALLDADNSVPFIARYRKEATGALTDTQLRTIQSRLGQLRALEERRNRVLEALTERADEGLIDPLTLLQLRSSLMNAATIADVNAIYAPYRSERVTRAQMARAAGLDSLVEDLLEVPLAEAHAIAAAYITDGTEDDEDESVEVAEADEALQIHSAEEALDGARAILIDRALTDPVLSEKLLKRLRESGVIESRVIAGQESTGAKFSDYFAFSDRIRSIPPHRVLALHRAKDAGVVRLKVDVAPAPVALSRLRGAARAEAEAAAENYENVRSAYEREVAAALRIPVQVLNTVDDEDRVLGWLAATVRTAWRSHLRPRLAERIRHQLLDAAAQHATEVFASNLRDILLAAPAGHKTTLGLDPGLRHGVKYAVVDGTGEPLRVGTVYPHAPRNQWAEALRELAAACREHGVELIAIGNGTASRETDKLASELIRTLREDGVEAPQKVTVSEAGASVYSASALAAAELPDYDVTVRGAVSIARRLQDPLAELVKIDPQSIGVGQYQHDVPPAALRRALNDTVEDCVNAVGVNLNSASVQLLAHVAGVGTVTAERIVAYRTEHGLFTNRQQLLNVPRLGAKTFRQAAGFIRIRGGEEPLDASAVHPEAYPLARRIIADAQARNGAHWVAGALGTSDGSDPLAGLNPADYVQDSHEQGSTEEGTAGVYTVEDIFAELRRPGLDPRGSFRTARFSESVSHFEDVRPGMVLEGTVSNVAAFGAFVDIGVHQDGLVHISQMSRGYVANPHDIVRSGDIVQVRVVEVDPARRRISLSLLVEDEN